A window from Garra rufa chromosome 14, GarRuf1.0, whole genome shotgun sequence encodes these proteins:
- the ankrd49 gene encoding ankyrin repeat domain-containing protein 49: protein MMDFPEDFNQLDLLESHGHIIPVGTKSGWVDEEEGDDDETFHTEEWYQQQEFKLQDTPTELILWAAERNRLATIEHLLALDPTLANCHDSDGYTPLHRAAYSGHYAVVSALLNAGANLHARTTDGWMPLHSACRWGHATVASCLLNWGAEVNAMTAGRLTPLQLAAGNTAAGQTIELLLSQRTLQAGLKNSAGETAYDIAHRTSEHHRLFEMAEPCNNIY, encoded by the exons ATGATGGATTTTCCAGAAGACTTTAACCAGCTTGACTTGCTGGAGTCTCATGGCCACATTATCCCAGTAGGGACAAAGAGCGGCTGGGTGGATGAGGAGGAAGGAGATGATGATGAAACCTTCCACACTGAGGAATGGTATCAGCAACAGGAGTTCAAATTACAAGACACCCCAACTGAACTGATATTATGGGCTGCTGAGAGGAACAGA TTAGCCACAATAGAACATCTCCTTGCTTTGGACCCAACACTTGCTAATTGTCATGATAGTGATGGTTACACCCCTCTACATCGTGCTGCTTACAGTGGCCATTATGCTGTAGTCTCTGCTCTTTTGAATGCTGGAGCGAATCTTCATGCAAGAACTACTGATGGTTGGATGCCGCTACATAGTGCCTGCCGTTGGGGTCATGCCACTGTAGCTTCCTGTCTTTTAAATTGGGGGGCAGAGGTCAATGCCATGACAGCCGGGCGACTTACACCCCTACAACTGGCTGCTGGAAATACTGCAGCTGGGCAGACGATTGAGTTATTGCTGTCACAGCGCACCCTACAGGCAGGACTGAAAAACAGTGCAGGAGAGACTGCTTATGACATTGCACATCGCACAAGTGAACATCACCGGTTGTTTGAGATGGCAGAGCCTTGTAATAATATATACTGA